One window of the Leishmania panamensis strain MHOM/PA/94/PSC-1 chromosome 12 sequence genome contains the following:
- a CDS encoding hypothetical protein (TriTrypDB/GeneDB-style sysID: LpmP.12.0480) has product MASCKNSFFTIIPSSPVDPNAHLCDDTAATPTVVIPGAVGITADTRKMSSPHPSAKTSGGPTQAGLSQSYPHPQHQQLCAGGLLDPFFLMEIDENIQVSNNTAVTSGSRTSLSGDGATISAKDAALWSPRMGHVLPTHGKTMRESLSAGELYRECGLRTSMCGASEKDEADDSKQRRRQPSSWPSSSRRDTAECLSRVEVVVPAAEVTATENTSSTIAAAATAGEAELKSPGRKRRSVLAAWVTSWTSTSRKAGAPPTGSGLASRGVSDFLAPLQTFSFSHSPPSCDHFDTPQGDYTPDCETTPLLPERADTAISANSSSINLYAHEAQGRSTKATENSADTGGSTVGSAVKSFISLIRRRPSSSTASPHTATPAGDAAANVERRPTGVPPYFIEEVSYGVEQDVLCVHDDDMRVVNDSAVTLMGSTDWGRDTVAEEPALRVSAANRCAQRTGWSVGLLPLTAWLCGSSAVGASLSTALWRAAVWPRPVPLAPCPCVSAQAEQHASQEASTVLASEAAMPGSSVSHQRHPSPFTAPALYTSPPSLLACMPVPVSTKVSAMCCWAEHNRVSLSSPAPFSVSTSEHLCAVPPSLTTGSTTLYASSILGLVPASLAGHTSLESAGVGHIASAPSCPTTVAEGVASRQSCDVWRLARCYAHFERAVEQRGDDGVWSVRGTSCLSAWESVKLVVDASVARADTESRLCDGSDNGGAWPLATFDLDGASDTPGASTPTSPQLTSAFPFSSVSAALRAEKDEEVFARAAMWALEQMSGEC; this is encoded by the coding sequence ATGGCCAGCTGTAAGAATTCGTTTTTCACCATcattccctcctctccgGTGGACCCGAACGCCCACCTATGCGATGACACCGCTGCAACACCTACAGTCGTCATCCCAGGAGCAGTAGGAATAACGGCGGACACGAGGAAGATGTCGTCCCCGCACCCGTCGGCAAAGACAAGCGGAGGTCCAACACAGGCCGGGCTATCACAGTCGTATCCACACcctcagcaccagcagctgtgTGCGGGCGGTCTCCTTGATCCATTTTTCTTAATGGAGATAGATGAAAACATACAAGTTTCCAACAACACGGCTGTGACGAGCGGCTCAcgtacgtctctctctggcgACGGCGCTACTATAAGTGCCAAGGACGCAGCCCTCTGGAGCCCACGTATGGGGCATGTGCTACCGACGCATGGAAAGACGATGCGCGAGTCGCTCTCCGCTGGTGAGCTCTATCGCGAGTGTGGCCTCCGCACATCAATGTGCGGTGCGAGCGAAAAAGACGAAGCAGACGACAGTAAGCAGAGGCGTCGGCAGCCATCGTCAtggccgtcgtcgtcacgcAGGGACACCGCAGAGTGCTTGTCGAGGGTCGAGGTTGTTGTGCCGGCAGCCGAGGTGACTGCGACGGAGAACACCAGCTCTaccatcgcagcagcagcgaccgctGGAGAGGCTGAGTTGAAAAGCCCTGGCAGAAAGAGACGCTCCGTGTTGGCCGCGTGGGTAACGTCGTGGACATCGACTAGTAGGAAGGCAGGGGCGCCGCCCACAGGCTCGGGTTTGGCAAGTCGAGGAGTGAGCGACTTCTTAGCCCCTCTGCAAACCTTTAGCTTTTCGCACTCGCCACCCAGCTGTGACCACTTCGATACTCCACAAGGTGACTACACGCCTGACTGCGAGACTactccactgctgcccgAGAGGGCTGACACTGCCATTAGCGCCAACTCCTCGAGCATTAACCTCTACGCCCACGAAGCACAGGGAAGGTCGACGAAAGCGACGGAGAACAGCGCCGACACCGGTGGGTCGACCGTCGGGTCTGCGGTGAAGTCATTTATATCGTTGATCAGGCGGCGCCCCTCGTCCAGCACGGCCTCGCCCCACACCGCGACGCCCGCaggagacgccgccgccaatgTCGAGCGGCGCCCGACTGGAGTGCCACCATATTTTATAGAGGAGGTGTCGTATGGCGTGGAGCAGGACGTGCTTTGCGTGCATGATGACGACATGCGCGTCGTGAACGACAGCGCCGTGACCCTGATGGGGAGTACCGACTGGGGACGGGATACTGTGGCCGAAGAGCCGGCTCTGCGGGTCTCGGCCGCGAACAGGTGCGCACAGCGCACAGGATGGTCGGTGGGCCTGCTCCCGTTAACTGCGTGGCTGTGCGGCAGCTCCGCCGTGGGGGCTTCACTTTCTACGGCGTTGTGGAGGGCGGCCGTTTGGCCAAGGCCAGTGCCGTTGGCGCCGTGTCCGTGCGTTTCCGCACAGGCAGAGCAGCATGCATCCCAGGAGGCGTCGACGGTGCTGGCAAGCGAGGCGGCGATGCCCGGGAGCTCTGTAAGCCATCAGCGTCACCCTTCCCCATTCACTGCCCCTGCCCTCTACACATCGCCGCCTTCGCTCTTGGCGTGCATGCCAGTACCGGTGTCGACTAAAGTGTCGGCGATGTGCTGCTGGGCAGAGCACAATCGTGTCTCGCTATCCTCCCCCGCCCCATTCTCCGTTTCCACCTCTGAGCACCTCtgtgcagtgccgccatCGTTAACAACAGGCTCGACCACGTTGTATGCGTCATCGATTCTGGGCTTGGTGCCGGCATCACTAGCCGGTCACACTTCTCTTGAGTCTGCGGGTGTCGGACACATCGCCTCAGCTCCATCGTGTCCGACTACCGTCGCAGAAGGGGTGGCCTCGCGGCAGTCGTGCGATGTGTGGCGTCTCGCGCGGTGTTATGCCCACTTCGAGCGCGCTGTCGAGCAacgcggcgacgacggcgtaTGGTCAGTTCGCGGCACTAGCTGTCTTTCGGCGTGGGAGTCAGTAAAACTGGTGGTAGATGCCAGCGTTGCTAGAGCGGATACGGAAAGCCGTCTgtgtgacggcagcgacaatgGTGGCGCGTGGCCGCTTGCTACCTTTGATCTTGATGGAGCCTCTGATACGCCTGGTGCCTCTACCCCGACGTCTCCGCAGCTCACCTCGGCTTTCCCATTTTCCTCCGTGTCGGCCGCCCTTCGTGCcgagaaggacgaggaggtcTTTGCCCGCGCTGCGATGTGGGCATTGGAGCAGATGAGCGGGGAGTGTTGa
- a CDS encoding hypothetical protein (TriTrypDB/GeneDB-style sysID: LpmP.12.0490) — MSHSIQMPCQNSDVAAATSAVETNSSLSIANNVAVDGPRAAAASLSTSSAFSAMCSAASCDVVRVCVDAAGDAAPSDDASPFTNALLLSGDSTPCAGSSMTKTVASLPNVASLNSSSVIGPGEMLNLHAEHANMATTTFFSPKRKGTERIMTPADKATHPLSLLEPLRVTQIDGSGNQVQHAGGADVLAQDQPDAPLSSPLLEKGGFRTSSGRNSGDRQSHHLQSDTSGHMQLTQMTCYQSPFGSAVSLGEQQSGNGVGAQWTVALESRPAAGSAQPTVANRNLAAEVSAGRMVTATQSPPADARAVASIASASDSSGIVAAAATDVAASTSHEFQVLATVPALLVGQVPVRIHWCCAAHWRAVQRTERGAQWPVDGAHADVYCVPAHLHAKQERRSLSASCAETTSEVGRRGGVVLRAGEGTRWLSVSEDAVASKHLEVQTFPPSISLPTSALCVASHDSTEREKQGSLQTRSSLPHVHSQNCADMPTCEFCGRVVDTYDCESDGSEAAETRMSTVGMGRLCCTPSHSLQDCRSSASARALAQSSFKSVGCRPDQPSIYSPRMLSSSESAATSVDSEMSSAISPFDVQLLSDSARDEALMAAVALLQ, encoded by the coding sequence ATGTCGCACTCTATTCAAATGCCTTGCCAAAACTCAGACGTGGCCGCGGCCACTTCGGCGGTGGAGACGAACTCTTCGCTGAGTATTGCTAATAACGTAGCCGTCGACGGCCccagagccgctgccgcatctCTCAGCACTTCGTCAGCGTTTTCTGCGAtgtgcagtgctgcctcATGTGATGTggtgcgcgtctgtgtggaTGCTGCTGGCGATGCCGCCCCCTCAGATGACGCCTCACCCTTCACTAACGCTCTCCTGTTGTCGGGCGACTCAACCCCGTGCGCAGGTTCATCAATGACGAAGACGGTGGCCAGCTTGCCGAACGTGGCGAGCCttaacagcagcagcgtcatcgGTCCGGGTGAGATGCTGAACCTGCACGCCGAGCACGCCAACATGGCGACGACGACCTTCTTTTCTCCCAAGAGGaagggcacagagagaatAATGACACCTGCAGACAAAGCGACCCATCCACTATCACTTTTGGAACCGCTGCGAGTTACTCAGATTGACGGCAGTGGCAATCAGGTGCAACATGCTGGCGGGGCGGACGTTCTTGCGCAGGATCAACCCgatgcgcctctctcttctcccttgctGGAAAAGGGAGGCTTCCGCACGTCTTCCGGCAGAAACAGCGGCGACCGGCAGTCTCACCATCTTCAGAGCGACACGTCAGGTCATATGCAGCTCACACAGATGACGTGCTACCAGTCCCCATTTGGCTCTGCGGTAAGCCTCGGGGAGCAGCAGAGTGGCAATGGCGTCGGTGCTCAGTGGACTGTTGCGCTGGAGAGTAGGCCGGCAGCTGGGTCTGCACAACCAACTGTGGCCAATCGTAATCTTGCTGCTGAGGTCAGTGCAGGCAGGATGGTCACTGCGACGCAGTCTCCACCAGCGGATGCGCGTGCTGTTGCGTCTATAGCGTCAGccagcgacagcagtggCATTGTCGCGGCAGCTGCGACCGACGTTGCCGCCTCTACCAGTCATGAATTTCAAGTCCTGGCGACGGTCCCAGCGCTGCTAGTCGGACAAGTGCCGGTACGCATtcactggtgctgcgcggctCACTggcgtgcagtgcagcgcaccGAACGGGGGGCTCAGTGGCCCGTCGATGGCGCCCACGCGGATGTGTATTGCGTGCCAGCCCACCTGCACGCGAAGCAGGAGCGGCGGAGCTTGTCAGCCTCTTGCGCGGAGACTACGTCTGAGGTGGGGAGGCGCGGCGGTGTTGTTTTACGTGCAGGCGAGGGCACCCGGTGGCTCAGTGTATCGGAGGATGCGGTGGCATCAAAACACTTGGAGGTGCAGACCTTTCCGCCATCTATTTCTCTGCCCACCTCTGCGTTGTGTGTCGCCAGTCACGATTCCACCGAGCGCGAGAAACAAGGCTCGCTTCAGACCCGTTCGAGCTTGCCGCACGTGCACAGCCAAAACTGCGCTGATATGCCTACGTGCGAGTTCTGCGGCCGAGTAGTCGACACGTACGACTGTGAGAGCGATGGCAGTgaggcagcggagacgcGCATGTCAACGGTTGGTATGGGGCGGTTGTGCTGCACCCCGTCTCACTCGTTGCAAGACTGTCGTAGCTCTGCTTCGGCAAGAGCGCTGGCGCAATCCTCTTTCAAATCTGTGGGGTGCAGGCCAGACCAACCGAGCATATATTCGCCGCGAATGCTGTCGTCCTCTGAgtcggcagcgacgtcagTGGACTCGGAGATGAGCAGCGCCATCTCACCCTTCGATGTGCAGCTGTTGTCTGACAGCGCGCGTGATGAGGCGCTGATGGCAGCGGTCGCACTACTCCAGTAA